GGGGCCTGGGGCCTCACCGAGCCGGGGGCGGGTTCGGACGCGGCGGGCCTCAAGACCCGGGCCGAGCCCGTGGCCGGGGGGTTTATCCTAAACGGCACCAAGCAGTTCATCACCCAGGGGAGCGTGGCCGGGGTCTACGTGATCATGGCCCGCACCGACCCGCCTGTGGGGGAGAAGCGGCACCTGGGGATCTCCGCCTTCGCCTTCTTCCGCCCCGAAAAGGGCCTAAAGGTGGGGCGGAAGGAGGAAAAGCTTGGGCTTAACGCCTCCGACACCGCCCAGCTCCTCCTGGAAGACCTCTTCCTACCGGAGGAGGCCCTCCTTGGGGAGCGGGGCAAGGCCTTCTACGATGTCTTAAGGGTGCTGGATGGGGGCCGCATCGGCATCGCCGCCATGGCCGTGGGCCTGGGGCGGGCCGCCTTGGACTACGCCCTCCGCTACGCCAAGGAGCGGGAGGCCTTCGGCAGGCCCATCGCCGAGTTCCAGGGGGTTTCCTTTAAGCTGGCCGAGATGGCCACGGAGCTGGAGGCCGCAAGGCTCCTCTACCTGAAGGCGGCGGAGCTCAAGGACGCGGGGCGGCCCTTCGCCCTCGAGGCCGCCCAGGCCAAGCTCTTCGCCAGCGAGGTGGCGGTGAAGGCCTGCGACGAGGCCATCCAGATCCTGGGGGGCTACGGGTACATCAAGGACTACCCCGTGGAGCGCTACTGGCGGGACGCCCGCCTCACCCGCATCGGGGAGGGGACGAGCGAAGTTCTAAAGGTGGTCATCGCCCGGCGTCTTCTGGAAGGGGTTTAAAGGTTAGGGCCTGGGGGGTCCTAAGGGCCAGCTGGCCGCAGGCCGCCCCCACGTCCTGCCCCCGGCTGAAGCGGATGGAGGTGGGGATGCCCTGTCGCTTAAGCTCCTCCGCGAAGGCCAGGATGCCCGCTTTGGGGGTGCCCTTCACCGGGGCGCCGGGCCAGGGGTTGAAGGGGATGAGGTTCACGTGGGCGCTTAGCCCCTTTAAGAGCCTGGAGAGAAGCCGGGCCTGCCAGGGGTGGTCGTTGAGCCCCTGGAGGAGGGTGTACTCAAAGGTCACCCGGCGCTTGGTCTTGGCGTAGTAGGCCCGCACCGCTTCCATGATCTCGGCGATGGGGTAGCGGTGGGCGGTGGGGATGATCTTCTTCCGGGTCTCGTCGTCGGGGGCGTGGAGGGAGAGGGCGAGGCGGATCCCCAAGTCCTCCTCGGCCAAGCGGTAGATCCCCCGGGGGATGCCCACGGTGGAGAGGGTGATGCGCCGGGGGCTCATGGCCAGGCCCTTGGGGTGGAGCATGGTGCGCACCGCCTTGAGGACGTTGGTGAGGTTTAGGAGGGGCTCCCCCATGCCCATGAGGACCACGTTGCGGATCTCCCGGGGGGAGATCCCCTGGTGGTAGGCGATGGCTAGGAGCTGGTCCAGGATCTCCGCCGCGGTGAGGTTGCGGCCGAAGCCCAAGGCCCCCGTGGCGCAGAAGGTGCACCCCGCGGGGCAGCCCACCATGCTGGAGAGGCAGACCGTCTTGCGGTTCTCGTAGGGCATGTAGACGGCCTCGGTCTTCTTTCCGTCCAGAAGGGTGAAGAGGTACTTGACGCTCCCATCCCGGCTCGGGTAGGCCTCCACCAGGGCGAACTCGGAGATGCGCCACTCCTGGGCTAGGGCCTCCCGGAGCCCTCTAGGGAGGTCGGTCATCTCGGAAAACTCCCGCACCCCCCGGGCGTAGAGCCAGTGGGCGATCTGGGCCTTGCGGTAGCCCTCGCCCGGGAGCTCCTCGGGGGTAAGTTCCAGGATGGGCTTCATGGGTAGGGCCTCAGGCCGAAAGGGGCGCGCGTCGTCGGCCATCCCCCTATTCTAGGGGGGAAAGAGGCAAGGGCGCAACCGCCCCCCTTGGCCTAATCGGGGGGATGTGCTAGAATCCCCTAGGCGGGGGCCGTTAGCTCAACTGGCAGAGCACCGGTCTCCAAAACCGGGGGTTGGAGGTTCGAGTCCTTCACGGCCCGCCACATCGCCCCTCCGGGGGCCTTTTTGTTATGGGGAACTACCAGGTGCTCATCGTGGGGGCGGGCTTCGCGGGGAGCGAGGCCGCCCACCGGCTGGCCGGGCGGGGGGTGCGGGTGGGCCTCCTCACCCAGAGCCTGGACTCGGTGATGATGCCCTTCCTCCCCCCGCGCCCGCCTTTTCCCAAGGGGAGCCTCCTGGAAGCGGCCTACGACCCGGAGGACCCCCGGGTCTGGGCCTTCCACGCCCGGGCCAAGGCCCGCCTCGAGGCCCAGGCCCCCCACCTCCACCTCTTCCAGGCCACGGCCACGGGCCTCCTCCTGGAAGGGAACAAGGTGGTGGGGGTGAGGACCTGGGAGGGGCCGGTGGCGCGGGGGGAACGGGTGGTCCTGGCGGTGGGGAGCTTTCTTGGGGCGAGGCTCCGGATGGGGGAGGTGGAGGAGGAGGCGGGGCGGCTTTCCGAGGCCAGCTACCCCGACCTTTACGAAGACCTCCTCCGCCTGGGCTTCCGCTTCGTGGAACGGGAGGGGGCGGTGCCCGACACCCCCACCACCCCGGGCTACCGGGTGCGCTACCGGGCCTTCCACCCCGAGGAGTGGGAGGAGGCCACCTTCCGCCTCAGGCGCCTAGCGAACCTCTACGGGGTGGGCCTATGCGTCCTGGAAGGGGACTACGCCCGCATGAGCGAGGAAGGCCTCCGCCTGGCGGAGCACCTTCTCCGTGAGCTTGGGTAGGGGCTTGGCCCTGGGGTCCGCCCCTTCCCCCTCCCAAAGGGCGGCGTAGACCCTAAGGAAGAGGCGGCGGTGGGTGAGTTCGTGGCGCACCTCCCCCACGTACGAAGGCTCCACGCCGAAGGCCCTGGCCCTTGCCCCAAGCTCCTCCTCCGGGAAGGTGGGAACCCCGTAGAGCCCCCGGAAGCGGCCCTTCTGGGGTTCCAAATAGACCCCCTTCCGCCCCCAGAGGACGAGGGCGGCCAGGCGCTCCTCCCGCTTGGCCCTGGCCCTCGCCTTGGGGTAGCGCTGGGGAGCCTTTTGCCCTTGGCAGAAGGCCCCCAAGGGGCAGGCGGGGCAAAGAGGGCGTTTAGGGCGGCAGACCGTGGCCCCAAGCTCCATGAGGGCCTGGTTCCACACCCCGGGGTCCCCCTCCTCGGGCAGGAGGGCCTGGGCCAGGGCCTGGAGGGCCTTGGGGGTGGGGGACTCCAGGGCGAAGAGCCGGGCCAACACGCGGCGCACGTTCCCGTCCACCGCGGCCACCCGTTCCCCAAAACCCATGGAGGCCACCGCGGCCGCGGTGTAGGGGCCGAGGCCGGGGAGTTCCTTAAGCTCCTCGTAGCTTCGGGGCAGGGCCTCCGCCGCCTGGCTCACGCGGTGGAGGTGCTCCGCCCGGCGGTAGTACCCCACCCCGGCCCACACCCTTAAGACCTCCTCCAGGGGGGCCTCCCGAAGGGCCTTCAGGGTGGGAAAGCGCTCCAGGAAGCGGCGGTAGTAGGGTATGGCCTGCTCCACCCGGGTCTGCTGGAGGAGGACCTCGGAGAGGAGGATGCGGTAGGGGTCCTTCTCCCCCCGCCAGGGGAGGGGACGCTTCGCCCCCTCGTACCAGGCGAGGAGGGCCTCCTGGAGCGCCCTCAGGTCCCCAAGAGGCGCCTGTGCTCCACCATCAGGCATCGGTCCACCACCAGGGGGATACCCGCCCCTAGGAGGGCCTCCTCCACCGTAGGGTTCCGGATCCCCACCTGGAGCCAGACCAGGCCCGGCCTCAGGGCCAGGATCTCGGGGAGGTGGGCGGGAAGGGCCTCCCCGGGGCGGAAGACGTCCAGGATGTCCACGGGCTCCTGGATTTCCTGGAGGTTCCCCAAAACCCTCTCCCCAAAAAGCTCCTCCCCCGCAAAGCGAGGGTTCACGGGCAGGATGCGGTAGCCCGCCTGGAAGAGGTACCGGGGCACGTAGAAGGCGGGGCGGGCAGGGTCCTTGTGGGCCCCTAGGACGGCCACCGTGCGGGCTTTGCGCAAGCGCTCCTTCAAAAGGGTTTCCTCCATCTCAGCGCACCCGTTCCCTCAGGACCTCCGCCGCCCGCCTGGCCTCGGCAAAGGTCAGGCGGGGAGGAAGGGTTTTTAGGTAGGCCACCAGGTCTTCCGTCCGCAAAACCGGCAGGCGCCCCACCTGTCCCCCTTCCACCTCTTCCCCGAGGAAAACCAAGAGGGGCTGGACCTCGAGGCCTAAAAGCTCCCTAAGCTTGTGGGCTTGGCGCCACGCCTGGCGGACGATCTCATCCCGGCGCTTTCCCCGGATCCAGAGGCCATCGGGGCGGGCGAGGACAGGGCCGCGATGGTTCTTCACCTCTACGTTGAACACCCCGGGCGGCCCCACCACCACGTGGTCGGCGTTCTCCCCGCCCAGGTCCACGTCGTGGAAAACCTGCCAGGTGGAAGGCAACTCGGCCAGCACCCGGCCCACCTGGGCCTCGCCCACATACCCCTTGACGTGGGCCACCAGGGTTCGCTCCATCTCCTTCTCTTGAAGCAGGCGCACCACGAGCAAAAGGGCTACCGGTAGGGCCAAGGCGCTGAGCCAAGGGACAAAAAGCTTAAAGAGAAGCCAGACCACCAGGCCAAAGCCTAGGAGAACCCCAGCGATGCGCAGAAGCTTTTTGGAAAGCGTCCCTCCGGCCTTGCCGACAGACCTAGCCACGACCTCCTCCTACACCCGGTAGTCCAAAGGCCTCAGGTAAAACTCCCCGATGGCCGTGGGGGAAAGGAGGGCCACGGTGGGCAGGGCCCGCTTCCAGTGGGTGCGGTTCACCCGCTCCTTCACCCGCCTGAGCTCCTCCTCCGTGAACCCCAGGCCCAGGATGTACTCGTCGGGGTAACCCTTAAGGTAATGCTCCAGGATCACGTCCGCCCGGAGGTAGCGCACGCCCAGGTCGGCCTCGTCCGTCTGCCCGGGCTCGAGGTCCGCGGTGGGGGCCTTCTCCACGATGGCCTCCGGCACCCCCAGGTGGCGGGCCAGGGCCCAGACCTGGGTCTTGTAGAGGTCCCCCAAGGGGTTGATGGGCGGGGAATCGTCCCCGTGCCAGGTGTAGTAGCCAAAGAGGCGCTCCGTCTTGTTCCCCGTGCCCAGGGGCAGGGCCCGGTAGGCTTCGGACTTGTCAAAGAGGACGATCATCCGCGCCCGGGCCATGACGTTCCCCTTGCGGCGGGGGGTGAGGTCTGGGGTCTTTTCCGCGTACCCCTCCACCATGGGGGTGATGTCCACCACCTCCAGCTCCACCCCGAAGGTCTTTGCCGCCAGGCGGGCGTGCTCCAGGGAAAGGGGGCTGGAGTCCCGGTGGGGCAGGGCCAGGGCGTGGACGTTTGCCGGCCCTAAGGCCCGCACCGCCAGGGCCAGGGTGGTGGCGGAGTCCACCCCCCCGGAGACGGCCACGATGGCCTTCTGGTAGCCGCGCCAGGCCAGCTCCTCCCGGATGAAGCGGGTGAGGAAGTCCGCCACCAGGGGCAGGTTGAGGTCCAGGCTTTCCCGAAGGGGGGGGGCCTCGAGAATCCTCATGCTCGCCTCCCTAAAACCCGTGTGAGGTCGTCCAGCAGGAGGGGAAGGCCGGCCTCGAGGTCGGAGAGGAGGGGGTTGTCGTAGCGCACCGGCGGGATGCGCGCCGGGTCCAGGCCGAAGAGGAGGGCCGCCTCCTCAAAGAGGGGGGCCTCCCCCAGGATCCGCCCGTCCGGCCCCACCGCCAGGCTCCCCCCGCTCATCCCCTTCCCCCCCTCAAACCCCACCAGGCTGGAAAGGACCACGTAAAGCCCGTGCTCCGCGGCCACCGCCTGGGCCAGGATGCGCCAGCGCTCCACGTTCCAGGGCCTCTCCCCCTGGAAGCCCCTCGCCGGGCTTGCCGCGGGGACGTAGAGGACCTGGGCCCCGTCCAAGGCGGCGATGGTGGCGGTCACGGAGTGCCAGAAGTCCTCGCAGATGAGAAGGGCCGCCCGGCCAAAGCGGGTGTCAAAGGCCGCCACCCTCTGCCCCCGGGCAAGGTACCGCTCCTCGTCAAAAACCCCGTAGGTGGGCAGGAAGACCTTGCGGTGCACGTGGACCACCCGGTGGGGAAGCTCTAGGTAGGCGGCGCTGTTGTAGAAGGCCCCCCCGTCCCGCTCGTAGAAGCCCACCACCAGGTCCAGCATCCCCTCGTACCCCGCCCTTCGGTGGACCTCGGAAAGGAGCTCCAAAAGCTCGTGGCGGGTGAGGGCGAGCTCCCTAACCCCTCCCTGGAGGAAGTAGCCCGTAAGGGCCGCCTCGGGCAGGACCACCACCTCCGGGGCGTGGGGCAGGAGGGCCTTAAGGTGCTCCGTAAGGCGCGCCAGGTTGGCCTGGATCTGCCCCTTTTCGGGGCGGAACTGGAGGACGGCGTGCCGGATCATAGGTAAAGCCTCGGGTCCGCGTCGGGGAAGGGGTTGTCCAGCTCCTCTAAGGCCTTTAGCTCCTCCTCGGAAACCCCCCTAAGAAGGCGGAAAAACCGCTCCCCGTGGGCCTGGTAGCGCTCCTTGGCGTACTCCGCCGCCTGGCCGGTGTCCATGAGGAAAGGCCAGTCGGAGGCCTCGAGGAGGAGAAGCTCCCGCATGGCCTGCCGGAGGACCCCAGGGGGGAGGATGCCCTGCCTTGCCGCCTCCCGCATGGCCCCTTCCGCCCGGTACACCAGCCGCCAGTAGTCCAGGGTCTTGGGGTTGAGCCACACCTCGTGCCCCCCACCCCGGCCCCAGGAACCCTCGGGCAAGGCGGTGCGCACCGCCGGCCCCTGCACCGCCTCCTTGGCCGTCACCGCCTCCACCCCTTCCGCCCGGGGGAGGAGGCGGAGGACCTCCTCCAAAAAGGCCACCCCCTCGTACCACCAGTGGCCGAAAAGCTCGGCGTCGTAGGGCGCCAGGATGACCCCTTGGGGGTGGCGGGCGGCGAGGCCTTCCACAAGCCCCACGAAGTGGGCCGCGTGCTCCTTGGCCTTGGCGAAGGCCAGCTCGGGGTCGTACGGGGCCTTGGCGGAGAGGTCCGCCTTGCGGTGGGTCACCCGCCAGTGGTGGAGGCCGGAAAGGGGGTCTTTGCGGTGGAACTCCCGGTAAAGCCCCTCCCCAGGGTAGCCGTAGTCCGCGCTCCAGACCTGGAGGGCGGTCTCCTGGTTGCGGGCCAGGACCCTTAGGCCGCTTGGGAGCTCGTGGACGTAGAAGGTGGCCTCACCGCTCTCCACAGGGCCCAGGTGGGCCTCCCCATAGGGGCTTAGGGGCGTTCCCCCCTGGACCAGATGGGCGTCCACGAAGGTGTAGCGCACCCCCGCGCGCATGAGGAGCTCGTCCACCCCTGCCCGCATCCCCTCCGGCGCCCCCTCCACGGGGGGCTTCCAAACCCCCTTGGGCCGGTAGGCCATCTCGGGCAGCCAGTAGCCCGTGGCGTCCTTGGCGAAGTGGCGGCGGTAGGTGGCAAGGCCCGTCTTGATCTGGGCCGAAAGGGCCTCGTCGTAGCCCAAAAGGGGGCTATAGCCGTGGGTGGCGTGGGAGGCGATGAGCTCCACCTGCCCCCGTTCCTGGGCCCGGCGGAAGGCGGAGGGGAGATCCTCCCCAAGCCCGTGGAAGTGGTCCAGGGTGAGCTCCCAGAAGGCCACCTGGTGGCGGGCGCTTCCCTCCAGCTCCGTCCCCCGGTAGCGCAGGTAATCCCCTTGGGCCCGCTCCAGGCGGTCCTTGGCGTAGGCCCGGAAGCCCTCTTTCACCTTGGGGTCAGAAAGCTGCTCCGCCAGGATGGGGGTGATCCCCAGGGTGAACCGCGCCCCCACCCCCTCCTGCCAGAGCCGGTCCAGGGCCCGGAGGAGGGGGAGGTAGGTCTCGGCCATGGCCTCGTAGAGGGTTTCCTCCCCGAAGGGCCACATCCCGTGGGCCCGCACGTAGGGCAGGTGGGCGTGGAGGACCAGGGCGAGGCGCGCCATGGCCCTAGCGTACCACGGTGCCTTCTCCCGAAAGGGCGCGGCGGATGGGGGTTTTCACCCTTCCGTCCGCGAAGACCACCCGCCCCACCCCGCCCCGCACCGCCTCCACCGCCCCCATGACCTTGCGCTTCATCCGCCCTTGGGCCAGGGCCAGGTACTCGGGGTCCTCGAGGCGGGCGATGGGGATCTCCCGGACCAGGCTACCCTCGTCCGGGTAGCGGGCGAGGAGGCCGGGCACGTTGGAGAGGAAGACCAAGGCCTCGGCCCCGTAGGTGACAGCAAGAAGGGCCGCGATGCTGTCCCCGTCGGTGTTGATGGCCTCGCTCTCGTAGCTGATGGCCGGGGGGGTGAGGACGGGGAGGTACCCCGCGGAAAGGAGGAGGTCCAAAAGGGCCTTGTTCACCCGCTCCACCGTGCCCGTGTAGTCCCCCCGGTGGATCTTCACCTTGCCGTCTTCCACGTACTTCACCGCGGTCTTGCGGCGGCCTTCCAGAAGCCTCCCATCCAGCCCGGAAAGGCCAACCGCGTTGGCCCCAAAGCGCTGGAGGTGCTCCACCAGGCGCTTGTTGACCAGGCCGCAGTAGACCATCTCAAAGATCTCCAGGGTCTTCCGGTCCGTGAGGCGGCTCACCTGCCCCCCGGGGTGGGTGAGGAACCGGGGGGGGTGGCCCAGGGCCTCGGCGATGCGGTTGGTCTCGCTGCTTCCCCCATGGACCAGGATGAGCCTCTGGCCTTCCCGCCAAAGGGAGGCCGCGTCCTCGGCCACGGCCTCGTAGTCTATGCCCTCCGCGCCGCCCACCTTCACGACGATCACGGCCACCCCCTACGGATGAAGCCCCGGGAACTCCAGGCCCAGGGTCTCGGGCCAGCCCATGCGCAGGTTCAGGGCCTGGAGGGCGTGGCCCGCGGTGCCCTTCACCAGGTTGTCTATGGCCACCATGACCACCAGCCGCCCCGTGTCCTCCTCCAGCTCAAACCCGATGTCCGCGTAGTTGGTGCCCTGGACGAAGCGGGGGTCGGGGTAGCGGTGGATGCCCTTCTTCTGCTTGACGATGCGGACGAAGGGCTCCCCCCCGTAGGCCTCCCGGTAGGCCTGCCACACGTCCCGCTCGCTCCAGCCGTCGTGGAGGAAGGCCTGGGCGGTCATGAGGATGCCCCGCACCCGGTCGGTGGCGATGGCCGTGAGGTGGACCTCGGGGCGGCCCGGGAGGTTCTCCACCACCTCCGCGGTGTGGCGGTGGCCGGTGGGCTTGTAGACCCTAAGGGAGCCCGCCCGCTCGGGGTGGTGGCTTGCGGGGCTCGGCTCGGCCCCCGCGGCGGAGGTGGAGATGAGGAGGGTGACGAAGACCGGCTTGGGCTGGAGGAGCCCGGCCTTAAAGAGGGGGTAGAGGCCGAGGAGGGTGGCGGTGGCGTTGCACCCCGCCCCCGCCATCTGGTCCGCCCCCCTTAGGGCCTCCCGGTAGAGCTCGGGGAGGGCGTAGACGAAGCTGCCCAGGAGGTCGGGGCGGGGGTGCTCCCCGTAGTACCTGCGGTAGAGGTCGGGGTTTTTCAGGCGGAAGTCCGCGGAAAGGTCCAAGACCACCTTCCCCAAGGGCCGGTAGCGCTCGTACTCCTGGGCGAAGACCCCGTGGGGCAGGGCCAGGACCAGGATGTCCGCAGGCTCCAGCCTCTCCGGGGGGATGAACTTGAGGTTCGTTCTCCCCCGTAGGTTGGGGTGGACGAAGTGCACGGGCTCCCCGGCGAAGCGCCTCGAGGTCACCTGGGTCACCTCCAGGTGGGGGTGGAAAAGGGCCAGGCGCAGGAACTCCCCCCCCGCGTACCCCGACCCCCCCACGATGGCCACGGTCCTCCTATCCACGGGCCACCTCAAAGGCGTAGCGCAGGATCTCCCCGGGGATGTCCACCCCGGTGGTGTGCACGGAGTTCTTGAACTCCATGGTGTGGTTCACCTCGTTCACCAAAAGGCCCCGCTCGGACTCAAAGAGGTCGATGGCCACCACCCCGCCCCCCACCGCCCTTGCCGCCCGCACGGAAAGCTCGGCGATCTCCTCCGTGAGGGGGCAGTTCTCCGCCACCCCGCCCCGGGCGGTGTTGGTGATCCAGTGGTGGCTCCGGCGGTAGATGGCGGCGATGGCCCTATCCCCCACCACGAAGACCCGGATGTCCCGCCCGGGCTTCTTCACGTACTCCTGCAGGTAAAGGAGCTGGTGCTGGAAGCCCCCCAGGACCTCCTTGTGCTCCAGAAGGGCCTCCGCCGCCTCCCGGTCGGTGATCTTGGCGATGAGCCGCCCCCAGCTCCCGATGACGGGCTTCAGGACCACCGGGTAGCCCCACTCCTCCATGAGCTTAAGGGCCTCCTCGGTGTCGGTGAGGAGGGCGGTTTTGGGCTGGGGAAGGCCCGCCCTCTCTAGGGCCGCGCTCGTGGCCCACTTGTCCCCGCAGGTCTCGATCACCTGGGGGCGGTTCACCACGGGGATGCCCAGGGCCTCGAGGTAGCGGGCGGCCGCCAGGCCCCGGCTCTGGCTCACGCACCGCTCCAGGGCCACGGTGACCCCCTCTAGCTCCTTAGGGGGCTCCCCCAGGACCATCCGCAGGGCGGGGACGTAGACCTTTTTAAAGGGAATCCCCAGGGCCTCGGCCCGCTCAAAGAGCATCCTTTCGTCGGGCCGGATGCGGTCGTACAGGATGGCCAGCATGGGGATCTACTCGCCCCAGTCCTCCGCCTCCTCGGGGGCGGGCTCCAGGCGCAAGGGGTCTAGGGAGACCACCTCCAGCTCCGCCCCGCAGTCCTCGCAGACCAAAAGCTCGCCCAGCTCAGGGTTCTCCAGCCTAAGTTCCGCACCGCACTCCGGACAGGTGGCTACCATTCCTCGTCCTCCTCTTCCACTTCGCTCCAGTCGGGCACAAAGCTAAAGCCGCACTCGGGGCAGGAGACGGCCTGCCCCTCTTCCTCCTCGGAAACCTCAAAGGTGTAGCCGCACCGGGGGCAGTCCACGAAGAAGCCCTCCAGGCCCCCCTCGGTCACCTCCAGCTCCAAGGGGTCCAGGGACACCACCTCCAAAAACGCCCCGCAGGCCTCGCACTCCAGGACGTCCCCGGCCTCGAGGCCCTCCAGATCCTCGGCCAGCACCACGCTGACCTCGCCGCACACCGGACAGGTGATCTCCAGGTCCTCCATGACCCAAGTCTACTCCCCCGGGAAGCGCCCGTGCTTCTTGTAGTACTCCAGGAGGGACCCCTCCTTGAGCGCCTCCAGGAGGAAGGGGGGCGGGGGGCGGAGCTGAAACCGCTCCCCTCCCCGCTGGAGGACCCCCCGCTCCAGGT
The sequence above is drawn from the Thermus oshimai DSM 12092 genome and encodes:
- a CDS encoding NAD+ synthase → MRILEAPPLRESLDLNLPLVADFLTRFIREELAWRGYQKAIVAVSGGVDSATTLALAVRALGPANVHALALPHRDSSPLSLEHARLAAKTFGVELEVVDITPMVEGYAEKTPDLTPRRKGNVMARARMIVLFDKSEAYRALPLGTGNKTERLFGYYTWHGDDSPPINPLGDLYKTQVWALARHLGVPEAIVEKAPTADLEPGQTDEADLGVRYLRADVILEHYLKGYPDEYILGLGFTEEELRRVKERVNRTHWKRALPTVALLSPTAIGEFYLRPLDYRV
- a CDS encoding FAD-dependent oxidoreductase, which encodes MGNYQVLIVGAGFAGSEAAHRLAGRGVRVGLLTQSLDSVMMPFLPPRPPFPKGSLLEAAYDPEDPRVWAFHARAKARLEAQAPHLHLFQATATGLLLEGNKVVGVRTWEGPVARGERVVLAVGSFLGARLRMGEVEEEAGRLSEASYPDLYEDLLRLGFRFVEREGAVPDTPTTPGYRVRYRAFHPEEWEEATFRLRRLANLYGVGLCVLEGDYARMSEEGLRLAEHLLRELG
- the rlmN gene encoding 23S rRNA (adenine(2503)-C(2))-methyltransferase RlmN yields the protein MADDARPFRPEALPMKPILELTPEELPGEGYRKAQIAHWLYARGVREFSEMTDLPRGLREALAQEWRISEFALVEAYPSRDGSVKYLFTLLDGKKTEAVYMPYENRKTVCLSSMVGCPAGCTFCATGALGFGRNLTAAEILDQLLAIAYHQGISPREIRNVVLMGMGEPLLNLTNVLKAVRTMLHPKGLAMSPRRITLSTVGIPRGIYRLAEEDLGIRLALSLHAPDDETRKKIIPTAHRYPIAEIMEAVRAYYAKTKRRVTFEYTLLQGLNDHPWQARLLSRLLKGLSAHVNLIPFNPWPGAPVKGTPKAGILAFAEELKRQGIPTSIRFSRGQDVGAACGQLALRTPQALTFKPLPEDAGR
- a CDS encoding 1,4-alpha-glucan branching protein, with product MARLALVLHAHLPYVRAHGMWPFGEETLYEAMAETYLPLLRALDRLWQEGVGARFTLGITPILAEQLSDPKVKEGFRAYAKDRLERAQGDYLRYRGTELEGSARHQVAFWELTLDHFHGLGEDLPSAFRRAQERGQVELIASHATHGYSPLLGYDEALSAQIKTGLATYRRHFAKDATGYWLPEMAYRPKGVWKPPVEGAPEGMRAGVDELLMRAGVRYTFVDAHLVQGGTPLSPYGEAHLGPVESGEATFYVHELPSGLRVLARNQETALQVWSADYGYPGEGLYREFHRKDPLSGLHHWRVTHRKADLSAKAPYDPELAFAKAKEHAAHFVGLVEGLAARHPQGVILAPYDAELFGHWWYEGVAFLEEVLRLLPRAEGVEAVTAKEAVQGPAVRTALPEGSWGRGGGHEVWLNPKTLDYWRLVYRAEGAMREAARQGILPPGVLRQAMRELLLLEASDWPFLMDTGQAAEYAKERYQAHGERFFRLLRGVSEEELKALEELDNPFPDADPRLYL
- a CDS encoding nitrilase-related carbon-nitrogen hydrolase, giving the protein MIRHAVLQFRPEKGQIQANLARLTEHLKALLPHAPEVVVLPEAALTGYFLQGGVRELALTRHELLELLSEVHRRAGYEGMLDLVVGFYERDGGAFYNSAAYLELPHRVVHVHRKVFLPTYGVFDEERYLARGQRVAAFDTRFGRAALLICEDFWHSVTATIAALDGAQVLYVPAASPARGFQGERPWNVERWRILAQAVAAEHGLYVVLSSLVGFEGGKGMSGGSLAVGPDGRILGEAPLFEEAALLFGLDPARIPPVRYDNPLLSDLEAGLPLLLDDLTRVLGRRA
- a CDS encoding A/G-specific adenine glycosylase, with the protein product MRALQEALLAWYEGAKRPLPWRGEKDPYRILLSEVLLQQTRVEQAIPYYRRFLERFPTLKALREAPLEEVLRVWAGVGYYRRAEHLHRVSQAAEALPRSYEELKELPGLGPYTAAAVASMGFGERVAAVDGNVRRVLARLFALESPTPKALQALAQALLPEEGDPGVWNQALMELGATVCRPKRPLCPACPLGAFCQGQKAPQRYPKARARAKREERLAALVLWGRKGVYLEPQKGRFRGLYGVPTFPEEELGARARAFGVEPSYVGEVRHELTHRRLFLRVYAALWEGEGADPRAKPLPKLTEKVLRQAEAFLAHAGVVPFQDA
- a CDS encoding [LysW]-aminoadipate kinase → MIVVKVGGAEGIDYEAVAEDAASLWREGQRLILVHGGSSETNRIAEALGHPPRFLTHPGGQVSRLTDRKTLEIFEMVYCGLVNKRLVEHLQRFGANAVGLSGLDGRLLEGRRKTAVKYVEDGKVKIHRGDYTGTVERVNKALLDLLLSAGYLPVLTPPAISYESEAINTDGDSIAALLAVTYGAEALVFLSNVPGLLARYPDEGSLVREIPIARLEDPEYLALAQGRMKRKVMGAVEAVRGGVGRVVFADGRVKTPIRRALSGEGTVVR
- the argC gene encoding N-acetyl-gamma-glutamyl-phosphate reductase, which encodes MDRRTVAIVGGSGYAGGEFLRLALFHPHLEVTQVTSRRFAGEPVHFVHPNLRGRTNLKFIPPERLEPADILVLALPHGVFAQEYERYRPLGKVVLDLSADFRLKNPDLYRRYYGEHPRPDLLGSFVYALPELYREALRGADQMAGAGCNATATLLGLYPLFKAGLLQPKPVFVTLLISTSAAGAEPSPASHHPERAGSLRVYKPTGHRHTAEVVENLPGRPEVHLTAIATDRVRGILMTAQAFLHDGWSERDVWQAYREAYGGEPFVRIVKQKKGIHRYPDPRFVQGTNYADIGFELEEDTGRLVVMVAIDNLVKGTAGHALQALNLRMGWPETLGLEFPGLHP
- the lysW gene encoding lysine biosynthesis protein LysW; translated protein: MVATCPECGAELRLENPELGELLVCEDCGAELEVVSLDPLRLEPAPEEAEDWGE
- the lysX gene encoding lysine biosynthesis protein LysX → MLAILYDRIRPDERMLFERAEALGIPFKKVYVPALRMVLGEPPKELEGVTVALERCVSQSRGLAAARYLEALGIPVVNRPQVIETCGDKWATSAALERAGLPQPKTALLTDTEEALKLMEEWGYPVVLKPVIGSWGRLIAKITDREAAEALLEHKEVLGGFQHQLLYLQEYVKKPGRDIRVFVVGDRAIAAIYRRSHHWITNTARGGVAENCPLTEEIAELSVRAARAVGGGVVAIDLFESERGLLVNEVNHTMEFKNSVHTTGVDIPGEILRYAFEVARG
- a CDS encoding acyl-CoA dehydrogenase family protein yields the protein MALWFEESQEERQVLGPFREFLKAEVAEGAAERDRTGAFPWELVRKLSEFGVFGATVPEAYGGAGLSTRLFARMVEEIAYVDGALALTVASHNSLATGHILLAGNERQKALFLPKLASGEALGAWGLTEPGAGSDAAGLKTRAEPVAGGFILNGTKQFITQGSVAGVYVIMARTDPPVGEKRHLGISAFAFFRPEKGLKVGRKEEKLGLNASDTAQLLLEDLFLPEEALLGERGKAFYDVLRVLDGGRIGIAAMAVGLGRAALDYALRYAKEREAFGRPIAEFQGVSFKLAEMATELEAARLLYLKAAELKDAGRPFALEAAQAKLFASEVAVKACDEAIQILGGYGYIKDYPVERYWRDARLTRIGEGTSEVLKVVIARRLLEGV
- a CDS encoding CoA-binding protein, which encodes MEETLLKERLRKARTVAVLGAHKDPARPAFYVPRYLFQAGYRILPVNPRFAGEELFGERVLGNLQEIQEPVDILDVFRPGEALPAHLPEILALRPGLVWLQVGIRNPTVEEALLGAGIPLVVDRCLMVEHRRLLGT
- a CDS encoding paraquat-inducible protein A, with translation MEDLEITCPVCGEVSVVLAEDLEGLEAGDVLECEACGAFLEVVSLDPLELEVTEGGLEGFFVDCPRCGYTFEVSEEEEGQAVSCPECGFSFVPDWSEVEEEDEEW
- a CDS encoding nuclease-related domain-containing protein, with amino-acid sequence MARSVGKAGGTLSKKLLRIAGVLLGFGLVVWLLFKLFVPWLSALALPVALLLVVRLLQEKEMERTLVAHVKGYVGEAQVGRVLAELPSTWQVFHDVDLGGENADHVVVGPPGVFNVEVKNHRGPVLARPDGLWIRGKRRDEIVRQAWRQAHKLRELLGLEVQPLLVFLGEEVEGGQVGRLPVLRTEDLVAYLKTLPPRLTFAEARRAAEVLRERVR